AATATCTCTATCAGCGTATGAACGCCCTTATACGGCGTATGTCTGCCCACATACAGGACATATTTGCCGAATTGGTCATCTACGGGTGCTTTAATATCGTCGGGGAACTTCAAGCCGTAAGGCAGCACTTGCATTTTGCCGCTATAATTGTATTTCTTTCTGAACTCATTTCCCATGTAATCTGAGATCGGAAGCACTACGGACGCTTTCCGGGCAGAGAGCAGGCGGGAGAGATTTACCGCGGACCAAAAACCAAGATCGTATGGTTTTAATTGCAGCGAAAGTGGCGGTATACCCGGATCATGAAGCAGATGCGGAATATCCGTCATGGAAGCCACCCTATCGAATGGCGGGAAGTGGGTGGATATAAAGTCAAATTTTTGGCTCTGGATATCACTGGCGGTCTGTTTCATTTTTAAGGGGTTATTAGCAGGATATTTTTGTATAGTGATCCCCGGTATCGAAATATCGGCGGAGACCGTTGCCAGTGTGACATTGTGGTATCGCGCCAGTTCCTGAGCGAACAGGGCTACTGCTACGCCAATGCCATTACCTTTTAACATCTTATATGTAGCAACGCAAAATTTTAAGGTCTCCATCTCAGGATCTCCCGATAATCGAGTCCATGCCCGATAAAAATCGTTTAACGTCAAACTTCTTACTCTGCTCCACGCATGCTTCCCTGAAGGATGCCGGGTCAGATGCGATCTTTTTTACGGCCTTTATGATGTCATCTTCTTTACAGTCTATGAGCATGCCAGTCTTTCCATCTGCAACCGTCTCAAGATATCCGCCTTCGCGAACCGCGATCACAGGCTTTCCGCTTGCCATGGCCTCGATGGCCGTCATGCCAAAGTCCTCGTCCAGCGACGTTGTGATGAAGCCCCTACATCTGCCGTAATAGTTTATAAGGTCGTCTTCGGGGATGTCGCTGATTATAGTAACGTTAGGAGGCAGGCTCTCGCGGATCCTTTTAGCGTATGTGACGGAATGATCTCCCTTGCCGCTATTGCCTATCATTATGAGCCGCTCTTCGGGCATGCGGGCGAAAGCGTTTATCTGGACCTCAAGTCGTTTTTCCGGATACAGGCGGTTCACTGAAAGCCAGTAACCGTCATCTCCCGCATACAGGAACCGGGACGTGTCACATGGCGGATATATCACCGTGCTGTCCTTTCCAAGATATTTTTTTACCCGCCTGGCGACGTTGTCACTAATGGATACGATAGTGTCAATCCGGTCCATGGACCTTTTGTTAAAGTGAGTGTGAATTTTAACCCATACTGACGCGGCCATCCTCGCAAGCGGGTTTTTTTGAGAACTAAGAAAGTCATCTTTAAGATCGTAAAATACCCTGACCGGCGTATAGCAGTAGATAAGGTTTGGCCGGTGGTTGCGTGAGGCATGATGCGCCCAGTTCCCGCTGAATATGTAAAAGTCATATTTTCCGGTGAAGTTACACGTGGAGAATTTTAAAGTGGCCTGGACCTGCTTTATAGGAGGCACCGCCGCCAGGCTTCCCAGGCTGATGATACTTACGTCATCATAGCCCATGCGGGATATTAGCTCGCGGTTCAGGTCGGTGGTGATTATATCCGCTCCCAGATGCCTTGCGAGGGTGAGTACTACTTTTTCTCCCCCGCCGATAAAGCTGAAGTAGTCATGAAATATAGCGACCCTCATATATCTCCTGCACACCCGGAAAACTTAGTTTACCATATTAGGCTTGATATGCCGATTATATAAAACCCTTTAGTATCCTTGCCAGAAGGTCGTTGGCACGGCAATAAATAAACAGGGGGTGATTATTTCCCCCGATAATAAGATCATTCATCCTTTGCGCTATTACGTACAAGCTCGCTTGCCCTGAACAGCGATTCGAACGTGCCTGCATCGCTCCAGTATCCTTCGAGCACTGTATATGACAGTTCTTCGCGCCGGATATACTCGTTGTTCACGTCGGTGATCTCCAGCTCTCCCCTCTTTGACGGCTTGAGCGTCCTGATAACGTCAAATACGGAGTTATCGTATATGTATAATCCTGTCACCGCATAATTTGATCTTGGGTTCGCCGGTTTCTCCTCGATACCGATCACTTTTTTATTGGCCTCGTCGACCTCTGCCACTCCAAAACGGAATGCATCGGTAACTTCTTTTAAGAAGATATGAGCGCCGGACTTAAAGGACTGTACGGTCTCTCGGACATTGTCCTGGTAAATGTTATCGCCAAGTATGACGGCGACATTTTCACCGTTTGCAAAGCGTCTTGCAAGCCCCAGCGCCTGGGCGATGCCGCCTGCTTCCTTTTGTATCTCATACGTGAAGTGTACGCCAAACTCGCTTCCCGATCCGAGAAGCTCTAGGAAATGCCCTGCATGGCCCTTGCCTGAGACGATCATTATTTCCGTGATCCCGGCATCCATAAGGGTCTTTAACGGATAATAGATCATCGGCTTATCATAAACGGGTAGCAGATGCTTGTTAGTGACCTTAGTACATGGGAATAAGCGAGAGCCCGTCCCGCCTGCAAGGATAATGCCTTTCATTTTTTTCCACCACTTTTTCTTAGTTCCAGATATTCCGCGAGAGCCTCTTTCCAGTGTCTCATCGGGGTCGTCTTAGTATTGATAAGTACCGAATAGTCAGGCCTTTTTGCCTTCCTGACATACTCCTGGCTGGTACATGGTGATACGTTATCTATTATAGCCTTTGCGAACTCGTACCAGGAGCAGACACCTTCATTGGTAATATGGTAAATGCCCGGGTCAAGCCCCGCTATCTCAGGGGTCTTTGCAGCGAGGTCCGCAGTATAAGTAGGCTTGCCGAACTGGTCGTTCACGACGCGGACCGTGTCCATCTGTGCCGACAGCGCCAGCATCGTCTCGACAAAGTTCCTCCCGTGAAGGCCAAAAAGCCATGATGTCCTTATGATCCGGTAATCCTTCATGAAGGCCATGATGTTCCTTTCGCCCGCGAGCTTGGACTTGCCGTAAACGTTGATAGGGTTAGTGGTATCCCATTCCCTGTACTCTTTCATTGAGCCGTCAAAAACGTAGTCAGTACTATAATGAACAAGTGTCGCTCCGGCACGGGCACATCCTTCGGCGATGTATCCCGGAGCCCTGCCGTTAACGTCATAAGCCAGTTCCTGCGTATCTTCGCATCCGTCCACGTTCGTGTATGCTGCCGAGTTTATCACCAGACCGGGCCCTAAGCTCTCTATGACCGATAGCACGGCATTCCTGTCAGTGATGTCAAGGTCACTGTGCGTCAGCTTTATCGCGTCAGGATATACCTTACATAGATCCTGGCCCAGCATGCCGCCTGAACCTATGATCACTGTTTTAATTTTTTCCACCACCACTCGTTATCCGCATACCATTTTACGGTAGCATCTAACGCTTCTTCGAACGTGTGCTCCGGCTTCCATCCCATAGACCTCAGTTTCGAGCAGTCAAGGGAGTATCTCCAGTCATGACCTGGGCGGTCCCTCACGTACTGTATCATTGACTCGTCAGCGCCAAGGATGTTCAGGATCTTTTTCGTGATCTCTATGTTAGTCTTTTCTGCTCCGCCGCCGATATTATAGATCTCTCCGTCCGTTCCGTTATGCAGGATAAAGTCTATGGCTTTGCAGTGGTCGAGGACATATATCCAGTCCCGGACATTCATGCCTGTCCCGTAAACGGGCACCCTCTTTCCTTCGATAAGATTCGTCACGAACAGAGGTATAAGCTTCTCCGGGTACTGGAACGGCCCGAAATTGTTAGTGCACCTGGTTATTATTACGGGTAGCTTATGGGTTATGAAATAGGAGTGT
The nucleotide sequence above comes from Methanooceanicella nereidis. Encoded proteins:
- a CDS encoding glycosyltransferase family 4 protein, coding for METLKFCVATYKMLKGNGIGVAVALFAQELARYHNVTLATVSADISIPGITIQKYPANNPLKMKQTASDIQSQKFDFISTHFPPFDRVASMTDIPHLLHDPGIPPLSLQLKPYDLGFWSAVNLSRLLSARKASVVLPISDYMGNEFRKKYNYSGKMQVLPYGLKFPDDIKAPVDDQFGKYVLYVGRHTPYKGVHTLIEIFGEVKKELGDDVHLVTIGNYQGNYGGRLRSLADRIGNVHLLGYVEDIWPYYAGASVYATCSGWEGQDLPVIEAQYMGKPVVSFNNCSHPEVVRHGMLARDRNEFKEALVNYLSSDHTEMSYRKKMLENYSIEQTVKNFIEIARGVV
- a CDS encoding glycosyltransferase, producing MRVAIFHDYFSFIGGGEKVVLTLARHLGADIITTDLNRELISRMGYDDVSIISLGSLAAVPPIKQVQATLKFSTCNFTGKYDFYIFSGNWAHHASRNHRPNLIYCYTPVRVFYDLKDDFLSSQKNPLARMAASVWVKIHTHFNKRSMDRIDTIVSISDNVARRVKKYLGKDSTVIYPPCDTSRFLYAGDDGYWLSVNRLYPEKRLEVQINAFARMPEERLIMIGNSGKGDHSVTYAKRIRESLPPNVTIISDIPEDDLINYYGRCRGFITTSLDEDFGMTAIEAMASGKPVIAVREGGYLETVADGKTGMLIDCKEDDIIKAVKKIASDPASFREACVEQSKKFDVKRFLSGMDSIIGRS
- a CDS encoding sugar phosphate nucleotidyltransferase, with protein sequence MKGIILAGGTGSRLFPCTKVTNKHLLPVYDKPMIYYPLKTLMDAGITEIMIVSGKGHAGHFLELLGSGSEFGVHFTYEIQKEAGGIAQALGLARRFANGENVAVILGDNIYQDNVRETVQSFKSGAHIFLKEVTDAFRFGVAEVDEANKKVIGIEEKPANPRSNYAVTGLYIYDNSVFDVIRTLKPSKRGELEITDVNNEYIRREELSYTVLEGYWSDAGTFESLFRASELVRNSAKDE
- the rfbD gene encoding dTDP-4-dehydrorhamnose reductase translates to MVVEKIKTVIIGSGGMLGQDLCKVYPDAIKLTHSDLDITDRNAVLSVIESLGPGLVINSAAYTNVDGCEDTQELAYDVNGRAPGYIAEGCARAGATLVHYSTDYVFDGSMKEYREWDTTNPINVYGKSKLAGERNIMAFMKDYRIIRTSWLFGLHGRNFVETMLALSAQMDTVRVVNDQFGKPTYTADLAAKTPEIAGLDPGIYHITNEGVCSWYEFAKAIIDNVSPCTSQEYVRKAKRPDYSVLINTKTTPMRHWKEALAEYLELRKSGGKK
- the rfbB gene encoding dTDP-glucose 4,6-dehydratase translates to MKLLVTGGCGFIGSNFIRHMLNKYPDYEIVNLDKLTYAGNPDNLKDIEDHPAYYFVKCDICDAAAVNNIMSKVDTVVHFAAESHVDRSIEDGSAFVRTNVLGTYTLLDAALKHGIKRFVHVSTDEVYGSIKEGSFKETDILTPSSPYSSTKAGSDLLAHSYFITHKLPVIITRCTNNFGPFQYPEKLIPLFVTNLIEGKRVPVYGTGMNVRDWIYVLDHCKAIDFILHNGTDGEIYNIGGGAEKTNIEITKKILNILGADESMIQYVRDRPGHDWRYSLDCSKLRSMGWKPEHTFEEALDATVKWYADNEWWWKKLKQ